From Huiozyma naganishii CBS 8797 chromosome 11, complete genome, a single genomic window includes:
- the MET22 gene encoding 3'(2'),5'-bisphosphate nucleotidase (similar to Saccharomyces cerevisiae MET22 (YOL064C); ancestral locus Anc_3.157) produces MYAKELEVATEAVRKASFLTKRIQQQIISHRDTTTITKSDDSPVTVGDYAAQTIIINTIKSYFPQDSIVGEESAKGLEESFLQQILDTIESHEQNFQREFPSDFKYTSREYPLKTTQDVARVINMGDYEGGSTGRFWCLDPIDGTKGFLRGEQFAVCLGLIVKGTVTVGCIGCPNLTLANYGGVDELPGFDSFGYIFRAVSGAGAFYSSARDHENHWVQVHSRFLTSTDGMITLEGVEKTHSSHDEQSTIKSKLGITKSVHLDSQVKYCILALGLADLYLRLPIKMSYQEKIWDHAAGNVIVLEAGGVHTDSIEGAPLDFSKGRTLLSKGVIASCGPGSLHSSVVAVSKSVIESRQV; encoded by the coding sequence ATGTACGCTAAGGAATTGGAAGTGGCCACGGAGGCCGTGCGTAAGGCCTCCTTTTTGACGAAGAGGATCCAGCAGCAGATCATCTCGCACAGGGACACGACGACGATCACCAAGAGCGACGACTCGCCCGTGACCGTCGGTGACTACGCCGCACAgaccatcatcatcaacaccATCAAGTCGTACTTTCCTCAGGACTCAATTGTAGGGGAGGAGAGCGCGAAGGGACTGGAGGAGTCCTTCCTGCAGCAGATCCTCGACACGATCGAGTCGCACGAACAGAATTtccaaagggagttccccAGCGATTTCAAGTACACTTCGAGGGAGTACCCGCTAAAGACAACGCAGGATGTCGCTCGTGTGATCAACATGGGCGACTACGAAGGTGGTTCCACGGGGAGGTTCTGGTGCCTGGACCCAATTGACGGGACTAAAGGGTTCCTCAGAGGAGAGCAGTTTGCCGTGTGTCTCGGGTTGATTGTCAAGGGTACCGTCACCGTTGGGTGTATCGGCTGTCCAAACCTCACTCTGGCCAACTACGGCGGTGTTGACGAGTTGCCCGGGTTCGATTCCTTCGGGTACATCTTCCGTGCCGTCTCTGGTGCAGGTGCATTCTACAGCTCCGCAAGGGACCACGAAAACCACTGGGTGCAGGTGCACTCGCGTTTTCTGACTAGCACAGACGGTATGATCACCCTCGAAGGGGTAGAGAAGACGCATTCCTCGCACGACGAGCAATCGACGATTAAGAGCAAATTGGGAATCACGAAATCCGTCCATTTGGACTCGCAAGTCAAGTACTGCATCCTCGCTCTCGGGCTCGCGGACCTCTACTTGCGTCTGCCCATCAAGATGTCCTACCAGGAGAAGATCTGGGACCATGCCGCGGGAAACGTGATCGTGCTTGAGGCTGGTGGGGTCCACACGGACTCCATCGAGGGAGCCCCACTGGACTTCAGCAAGGGCAGGACCCTCCTGTCCAAGGGAGTCATCGCTTCGTGCGGGCCGGGTAGTCTGCACAGTTCCGTCGTCGCGGTCTCTAAGAGCGTCATTGAGTCCCGCCAGGTTTGA
- the RIB2 gene encoding bifunctional DRAP deaminase/tRNA pseudouridine synthase RIB2 (similar to Saccharomyces cerevisiae PUS9 (YDL036C) and RIB2 (YOL066C); ancestral locus Anc_3.154), translating to MGVHAKVTVEGSYRKVAPYYQVYRTHCKERWRGRLLVDVFTSEFRDQSIEHYKALITSGGVLVNGVPSISTTKIQNGDVIEHKVHRHEPAVSAEPIAVIHEDDDIVVIDKPSGIPVHPTGRYKYNTVTEILKREMGLVVYPCNRLDKPTSGVMILAKNKTTAKLLSQSLQTHEFQKEYLAKVRGRFPSGTTTVVNYMKSIDRKVSLNGVCSKSDKEAKWSKTVFQLVSYDRRTDTSIVLCFPLTGRTHQIRVHLRTLNHPIANDPIYSNEQVWGGTLAGTGTDYDAVARKLRQLDPSSLNLGDLQRDQTPFEDPSSASNCSLCETDISPPQQDQIWLHALQYTAHDGLRSYRTAMPSWS from the coding sequence ATGGGTGTTCACGCAAAAGTTACCGTGGAGGGCTCGTACAGGAAAGTAGCGCCGTATTACCAGGTGTACAGGACACACTGTAAGGAGCGCTGGAGAGGCAGGCTTCTCGTAGACGTGTTCACGAGCGAGTTCCGAGACCAATCCATCGAGCATTACAAGGCGCTGATCACGAGCGGTGGTGTTCTCGTCAATGGCGTGCCGTCTATTTCGACGACCAAGATCCAGAACGGCGACGTTATCGAGCACAAAGTTCATAGACACGAGCCGGCCGTGTCTGCGGAACCAATCGCTGTTATCcacgaggacgacgacatTGTTGTCATTGACAAGCCCAGCGGGATCCCCGTGCATCCGACAGGCAGGTACAAGTACAACACTGTCACTGAGATATTGAAGCGAGAGATGGGACTCGTGGTTTACCCGTGCAATCGTTTGGACAAGCCCACGAGCGGCGTGATGATCCTGgccaagaacaagaccaCTGCGAAGTTGCTCTCGCAGTCTCTGCAAACGCACGAGTTTCAAAAGGAGTATCTGGCCAAAGTACGAGGCCGGTTCCCCTCTGGCACGACCACCGTTGTGAACTACATGAAATCCATCGACCGTAAAGTGTCCCTCAACGGTGTCTGCAGCAAGAGCGATAAAGAGGCAAAGTGGTCCAAGACTGTGTTCCAGCTTGTATCGTACGACCGGAGAACAGACACGAGCATCGTGCTTTGCTTCCCCCTGACTGGGAGGACACACCAGATCCGCGTCCACCTACGCACTTTGAACCACCCTATCGCTAACGACCCGATATACTCCAACGAGCAAGTATGGGGTGGTACCCTGGCTGGCACAGGGACAGATTACGACGCGGTCGCTCGGAAACTACGTCAGCTAGACCCATCGAGCCTCAATCTGGGAGATCTCCAGCGAGATCAGACCCCATTCGAGGATCCTTCAAGCGCGTCCAATTGTTCGCTCTGCGAAACGGACATATCGCCACCACAGCAGGACCAGATCTGGCTACACGCGTTGCAGTACACGGCGCACGACGGCCTCCGCAGTTACCGAACCGCGATGCCCTCGTGGTCCTAA
- the DBP10 gene encoding ATP-dependent RNA helicase DBP10 (similar to Saccharomyces cerevisiae DBP10 (YDL031W); ancestral locus Anc_3.159) — protein MVSSGKRVRESESYESSDEEGYVSAPGTGSSAEEEDDALVDIAGDIALESSDEEEEEDVQGDIADIIDYSDEEPAEAKGKQQKQKQKPSKKSPKENAFPSLELSDDESSKAAGDASDDDVNAYFSTNNQAEKQKFKKGSFASFGLSKAILSNVTRKGFRQPTPIQRKTIPLILQNRDIVGMARTGSGKTAAFVLPMIEKLKTHSSKIGVRAIILSPSRELALQTHNVFKDFSKGTHLRSVLLTGGDSLEEQFGMMMSNPDVVIATPGRFLHLKVEMNLVLKTVEYAVFDEADRLFEMGFQEQLNELLAALPSSRQTLLFSATLPSSLVEFAKAGLTNPVLVRLDAESKISENLQMLFLSIKNDEREANLLYLLQNVIKIPLATPEQLKKLRDSDAKFSESESEDESNEKRGGKRDFKKNGKKKFVKQRLPAANELPSENATVVFVPTRHHVEYISQVLKDCGYLVSYIYGSLDQNARKSQLYNFRLGLTSILVVTDVAARGVDIPMLANVINYSLPSSSKIFIHRVGRTARAGNKGWAYTIVSESELPYLLDLELFLSKKVLLTPMLEAKNAILKQKWIDQGNDEMSFKPPAVSYTDRIVLGSCPRLDLESMGDLFKNILENNFDLSLMKATSLKAEKLYFRTRTHASLESLKRSKEVIASGWDEQNIIFGSNVEKEKINFLAKLQNRRNKETVFEFSRNPDDEMSVFMKRRRRQLAPVQKKAKERRELLEKERRSGLSHSIEDEIFNQNNNTEMETGYTVSEEALKQFEDADELLQKQSEKKTKPKNYKDPNFFLSHYAPAADIQDKQLQVTSGFTNDAAQAAYDLNDDDKVQVHKQTATVKWDKKRKKYVNMQGIDNKKYIIGESGQKIAASFRSGKFDEWSKARHIKPLKVGAKEDSIETHLLRDPTGRSNISGNRTASGKYKHKQDKAPKLPDKHRDNYHSQKKKIASAMERGTYVKGFNGPGTQSELKSTAQIRKGRLQAEKKKAKNARPNKKRKF, from the coding sequence ATGGTGTCCAGTGGTAAGAGAGTGCGGGAGAGTGAGTCCTACGAGAGCTCGGACGAAGAAGGGTACGTGAGTGCGCCCGGGACCGGCAGTTCTgcagaggaagaggacgatGCGTTGGTCGACATTGCTGGCGACATCGCTCTGGAGTCCTctgatgaggaggaggaggaagatgtGCAGGGAGATATTGCAGATATAATAGATTACAGCGATGAGGAGCCCGCAGAGGCAAAGGGCAAGcagcagaagcagaagcagaaacCGAGTAAGAAATCCCCGAAGGAGAACGCCTTCCCCAGTTTGGAACTTTCAGACGACGAGTCCTCAAAGGCTGCTGGTGATGCGTCGGACGATGACGTTAACGCATACTTTTCGACGAACAACCAAGCTGAGAAACAGAAGTTTAAGAAGGGAAGTTTTGCCAGTTTCGGGCTGTCGAAGGCGATCCTGTCCAACGTGACCCGCAAGGGGTTCCGCCAACCTACCCCGATCCAACGTAAGACTATACCCTTGATCCTTCAAAATAGAGACATTGTGGGGATGGCAAGAACAGGGTCAGGGAAGACCGCGGCGTTCGTGCTCCCCATGATcgaaaaattgaagacgCACTCGTCAAAGATCGGTGTTCGTGCCATTATCCTTTCCCCCTCAAGAGAATTGGCATTGCAGACACACAACgtgttcaaagatttcTCCAAGGGGACCCACCTACGTAGTGTTCTGCTGACAGGTGGTGACTCTCTGGAGGAACAGTTTGGTATGATGATGTCTAACCCAGACGTGGTCATCGCGACACCGGGTAGATTCCTGCatttgaaagtggagatGAACTTGGTGTTGAAAACAGTGGAGTATGCCGTGTTCGACGAGGCAGACAGACTGTTTGAAATGGGGtttcaagaacaactgAACGAACTGCTAGCGGCTCTACCTTCCTCAAGACAGACTCTACTGTTTTCGGCGACTTTGCCAAGCTCGCTGGTGGAGTTTGCAAAGGCAGGACTAACCAACCCTGTGCTGGTCAGATTGGACGCAGAGTCTAAGATCTCAGAAAACTTGCAGATGCTCTTCTTATCGATAAAGAACGACGAAAGAGAGGCTAACCTGCTGTACCTTCTACAAAACGTCATCAAGATCCCTCTGGCAACCCCGGAAcaactgaaaaaattgcGCGACAGTGATGCGAAATTCTCAGAATCTGAATCAGAGGACGAGTCCAACGAGAAGAGGGGCGGCAAGCGcgatttcaagaaaaatgggaagaagaagtttgtcAAACAGAGACTACCCGCTGCAAACGAATTGCCCTCCGAAAATGCAACAGTTGTCTTCGTCCCAACAAGACATCACGTCGAGTACATCTCCCAAGTGTTAAAGGATTGTGGATACCTCGTCTCGTACATCTATGGGTCCCTGGATCAAAACGCGCGTAAGAGTCAGCTATACAATTTCAGACTTGGGTTGACGTCCATTTTGGTGGTCACAGATGTCGCCGCAAGAGGTGTCGATATCCCCATGCTGGCAAACGTCATCAATTACTCACTTCCTTCCTCATCGAAGATCTTTATTCATCGTGTTGGGAGAACTGCGAGAGCTGGTAACAAAGGTTGGGCTTACACCATCGTCTCAGAGAGCGAATTGCCATACCTTCTGGATCTTGAATTGTTCCTGAGCAAAAAAGTCTTGCTTACGCCAATGCTCGAGGCCAAAAACGCTATATTAAAGCAAAAATGGATCGACCAAGGTAACGACGAAATGTCTTTCAAGCCACCAGCAGTTTCATACACTGACAGAATCGTCCTTGGTAGTTGTCCAAGACTGGATTTAGAGAGCATGGGAGATTTATTCAAGaacattttggaaaataatTTCGATCTTTCTTTAATGAAGGCAACGTCATTGAAGGCTGAGAAACTATACTTTAGAACGAGGACACACGCCTCCTTGGAATCGCTGAAAAGAAGCAAGGAGGTCATTGCCTCTGGATGGGACGAACAAAACATTATCTTTGGCTCCAATGTGgaaaaggagaagataAATTTCCTAGCCAAGCTACAAAATAGAAGGAACAAAGAGACCGTGTTTGAGTTCTCCAGGAACCCGGATGACGAAATGTCCGTATTCATGAAGCGTAGAAGAAGACAACTGGCCCCAGTGCAAAAAAAGGCAAAGGAGAGAAGAGAGCTGctggagaaggaaagaagGTCAGGTCTCTCACACTCCATAGAGGATGAAATCTTTAATCAAAATAATAACACTGAAATGGAGACCGGTTACACTGTTTCTGAAGAAGCTTTGAAACAATTCGAGGACGCGGACGAATTACTACAGAAGCAGTCcgagaagaaaacaaaaccaaagaaTTATAAAGATCcaaatttctttttaaGTCATTACGCACCTGCTGCAGATATCCAAGATAAGCAACTGCAAGTGACCAGCGGATTCACCAACGATGCCGCGCAAGCCGCGTACGATCtgaacgacgacgataaAGTACAAGTCCACAAACAAACGGCCACCGTGAAATGGGacaagaaaaggaagaagtaCGTCAACATGCAAGGTATCGATAACAAGAAGTATATCATTGGTGAGAGTGGCCAAAAGATTGCTGCAAGTTTCCGGTCGGGGAAGTTCGATGAGTGGTCGAAGGCTAGACATATTAAACCTTTGAAAGTGGGCGCTAAGGAGGATTCCATTGAAACGCATCTATTAAGGGACCCCACGGGCCGGTCAAACATCAGTGGTAATAGAACTGCATCAGGAAAGTACAAACACAAGCAGGACAAAGCACCTAAACTACCTGATAAGCACAGGGATAATTACCATtctcaaaagaagaaaattgcAAGTGCTATGGAGAGAGGCACTTATGTCAAGGGCTTCAACGGTCCTGGGACTCAAAGTGAGTTGAAATCTACCGCACAGATCAGGAAGGGCAGATTGCAAgcggagaagaagaaggccaaAAACGCACGTccaaacaagaaaagaaagttttAA
- the INP54 gene encoding phosphoinositide 5-phosphatase INP54 (similar to Saccharomyces cerevisiae INP54 (YOL065C); ancestral locus Anc_3.155), with the protein MRVSVTSFNAGKLFPWGASESQMDAVVGQLVPQGTPVDVFALGFQELALIWEGSFPQLIQEYVDTVQQSVLRVLDRLYPNQYKSVADHHVGCIALLVFARNDAPDVELTFKSSCLRGLGGSSLKGAAAIRLALADGQSLSLICCHFNANEGEANLQRRVEDYNAVWAQCQEDLQLVRCPSPHAIFFGDLNFRVRGVDWNQATTLDYNTLLSKNDELNLLRVRRGVIFQQFTEPAISFKQTYKYNLHNPQNTYNGKRIPSWCDRILHGQYIDPPQDVVYRALPRTDTLLFTDHQPVSLTMTLPTVEQAGPRPSEHTSPITEQTNVADLAIGYAGWSYAKRVHVYLIVFIVVFSFFML; encoded by the coding sequence ATGAGGGTGTCTGTCACCAGCTTCAATGCCGGGAAATTGTTCCCCTGGGGGGCTAGCGAGAGTCAAATGGATGCGGTCGTTGGACAGTTGGTCCCGCAGGGTACCCCAGTAGACGTGTTTGCCCTCGGGTTCCAAGAGTTGGCCCTCATTTGGGAGGGATCCTTCCCGCAACTTATCCAAGAGTACGTCGACACAGTACAGCAGTCCGTGTTGAGAGTGTTGGACAGATTGTACCCTAACCAGTACAAGTCCGTAGCGGACCATCACGTCGGTTGTATTGCACTGCTAGTGTTTGCCCGAAACGATGCGCCTGATGTGGAACTCACCTTCAAGAGCAGCTGCCTGCGTGGTTTGGGTGGGTCCTCGTTGAAGGGGGCCGCTGCCATTCGCCTCGCTTTGGCGGACGGCCAGTCGCTCTCGCTGATATGTTGCCACTTCAACGCCAACGAGGGTGAGGCGAACTTGCAGAGGAGAGTCGAGGACTACAATGCTGTGTGGGCGCAGTGTCAAGAGGACTTGCAACTCGTTCGATGCCCTAGCCCTCACGCAATATTCTTTGGCGACCTGAATTTCCGAGTGAGGGGCGTCGACTGGAATCAAGCGACCACACTGGATTACAACACGCTTCTCTCAAAGAATGACGAGTTAAACCTGCTGCGTGTGCGCAGGGGGGTCATCTTCCAACAGTTCACAGAACCGGCTATCTCGTTCAAGCAAACGTACAAATACAACCTGCACAACCCGCAAAACACCTACAACGGGAAACGGATCCCCTCCTGGTGCGACAGAATACTACACGGTCAATACATTGACCCGCCACAGGACGTGGTGTATCGCGCACTGCCAAGAACGGACACGTTGCTATTCACAGATCACCAGCCGGTCAGTTTGACAATGACGTTGCCCACGGTCGAGCAAGCGGGGCCCAGGCCGAGCGAACACACCAGCCCCATTACAGAGCAGACGAACGTGGCTGATCTTGCGATCGGATACGCAGGGTGGTCGTACGCCAAAAGAGTCCACGTCTACTTGATCGTCTTTATTGTTGTGTTCTCGTTCTTTATGCTGTGA
- the NUF2 gene encoding kinetochore-associated Ndc80 complex subunit NUF2 (similar to Saccharomyces cerevisiae NUF2 (YOL069W); ancestral locus Anc_3.149) — MIQEDEFPLLGVEEIASCLQECDFNGATVDTIRKPSVDTIIPLYEEIVDLYLNITVDHYLPAGSEINDEVGMRMCTLNAICDRFFKNIGVSDFNMLDLCRPDFERTRRLLSAVVNYARFRDERIFDCTDLIHKMSDLSDIFVTRFNEFNLLRKQNTEIEAELGDLDNINEETSNDLSRLEAESNEMIEKLKDLEQTKSALLVQQDAYKLEKRTLLTQLESLSFQIVELESKRDKFAEMSTTDMQDLTNSINNLSRILTERQADLTDLKSKQTNLESTFQTMKRVIDEICALLKILTTVLQPTFNKEIATFETRQKVNNTVARLDTFMNESVLSKRNALQAKIVERETNGDIVEKELRQRIKVDQEVIDQLEETYVNDICTRDRATEEDIQKNIIEGIVNATEEQIRRAKDEHQREIDLVNQKYEELVTQVEVYVKMLTSRLK; from the coding sequence ATGATTCAGGAGGATGAATTCCCCCTGCTAGGGGTAGAAGAAATTGCAAGTTGTTTGCAAGAATGTGATTTTAACGGTGCTACAGTGGATACTATACGGAAACCTAGCGTGGATACGATCATCCCGTTGTACGAGGAGATTGTAGACTTGTATTTGAACATTACCGTGGACCACTACCTGCCAGCAGGCTCGGAAATTAACGATGAGGTAGGGATGAGGATGTGTACTTTGAACGCAATCTGCGAcagattcttcaaaaatatagGTGTATCGGATTTCAACATGCTGGACCTGTGTAGACCCGACTTCGAACGTACACGGAGACTACTCAGTGCAGTGGTCAACTACGCTCGGTTCAGAGACGAACGGATCTTCGACTGCACTGACTTGATCCACAAAATGTCCGATCTCTCAGATATTTTCGTGACCAGGTTCAACGAGTTTAATTTGCTCCGTAAGCAGAACACAGAAATTGAGGCAGAGTTGGGGGACCTCGATAACATCAATGAGGAGACTTCGAACGATCTTTCACGGTTGGAGGCGGAATCAAATGAAATGAtcgagaaattgaaggatttgGAACAGACAAAATCAGCGTTGCTGGTCCAACAGGACGCTTACAAACTGGAGAAGAGAACTCTTTTGACACAGCTCGAATCCCTCAGTTTCCAAATAGTAGAACTCGAATCAAAGAGGGACAAATTCGCGGAGATGTCCACCACAGACATGCAAGATCTTACAAACAGTATCAACAACCTATCACGCATCCTCACAGAGAGACAAGCGGACTTGACGGACCTTAAATCAAAACAGACCAACCTGGAATCGACTTTCCAAACAATGAAGAGAGTCATCGACGAAATATGCGCACTACTGAAAATTCTCACCACTGTGCTCCAACCAACTTTCAACAAGGAGATAGCCACTTTCGAAACGCGACAGAAGGTAAATAACACAGTGGCAAGATTAGATACTTTCATGAACGAGTCCGTGTTGAGTAAACGTAACGCTTTGCAGGCAAAGATAGTGGAGAGGGAGACAAACGGGGACATTGTCGAGAAGGAGTTAAGGCAGCGGATTAAAGTGGACCAAGAGGTGATCGACCAACTGGAGGAAACGTACGTCAATGACATTTGTACTAGGGATAGAGCCACCGAGGAGGATATTCAGAAAAATATAATCGAGGGTATAGTAAACGCGACTGAGGAGCAAATACGGCGTGCCAAGGACGAACATCAAAGAGAGATCGATCTGGTTAATCAGAAGTACGAAGAGCTGGTCACGCAAGTAGAAGTTTACGTGAAAATGCTGACAAGTAGACTGAAGTGA
- the NBA1 gene encoding Nba1p (similar to Saccharomyces cerevisiae YOL070C; ancestral locus Anc_3.148), translating to MNNARRLSALIDGLSNGQSSNEELLSSSRGVQPTTNRKNFAGSTDSVQQAIAVHYNRRGPPPKVPSLPDDRTLEYARKVSAVAIPPAQQQQLDVSSVYIASDPQRARKRGAEYSSIGSGNLASESGSSSYYAEQHHQHQQQRHDSTTSSATQLSTVKTPLHFEKPTIVVEQYRTPPRTDSAVTSAPLPEIPTVETHFSDTDTQGDTAYVTRVLPGPTHKWVPPTDGVRGDRLEPALKQLIAALSRVAAELLLTPEEARHSECTQRLENAARALEGFR from the coding sequence ATGAACAATGCACGGCGTCTGTCTGCACTGATAGACGGGCTATCCAATGGTCAATCCAGCAACGAGGAGCTGCTGAGCTCCTCTCGAGGAGTTCAGCCAACCACCAACCGAAAAAACTTCGCTGGGTCCACCGATTCTGTACAGCAAGCCATCGCGGTACATTATAATCGGCGGGGGCCACCCCCCAAAGTACCCAGTCTCCCAGACGATCGCACGCTGGAGTATGCGCGGAAAGTCAGCGCCGTGGCAATTCCCCCCgcgcaacagcaacaattgGATGTATCTAGTGTGTATATAGCCAGTGACCCACAGCGTGCCAGAAAGCGGGGGGCAGAGTACTCCTCGATCGGATCTGGCAATTTGGCCAGCGAGAGTGGATCCTCCAGTTACTACGCGGAGCAgcaccaccaacaccagcaacaacgCCACGACTCCACTACGTCATCGGCCACACAACTCTCGACGGTGAAAACACCTctccattttgaaaaaccGACAATCGTGGTGGAACAGTACCGAACTCCGCCGAGAACGGACAGCGCAGTGACGAGTGCACCGTTGCCCGAAATCCCCACAGTGGAAACCCACTTCAGCGACACGGACACACAGGGCGACACGGCCTACGTTACAAGGGTTCTGCCCGGACCCACCCACAAGTGGGTCCCCCCCACAGACGGTGTCCGCGGAGACCGCCTCGAGCCCGCTCTGAAGCAGCTTATCGCCGCGCTGTCGCGTGTCGCCGCGGAGCTGCTCCTAACCCCGGAGGAGGCACGCCATTCCGAGTGCACGCAGCGGCTCGAGAACGCCGCGCGCGCCCTCGAGGGCTTCCGATGA
- the HST1 gene encoding histone deacetylase HST1 (similar to Saccharomyces cerevisiae SIR2 (YDL042C) and HST1 (YOL068C); ancestral locus Anc_3.151), translating to MPQQQAKKPRIELGEGDNESLAPSETENRIESDVVLYSTGKDETLRPKTPEGPVFLEQSVETPGKYYFPSIRKQDTQNARMFLKFHGLRQFLDTYLPEELNSLYVYYLICLLGFEIKDKEMMDVISEHMIPRDASQGGVPQFKQQATSPQRPGFQDPLEKKQAVRLIKDLQKAINKVLATRLRLANFFTLDHFVDKLQSANKILVLTGAGVSTSLGIPDFRSSQGLYSRIKHLGLDDPQDVFNYDIFMQDPSVFYNIAHLVLPPENIYSPLHSFIKLLQDKGKLLRNYTQNIDNLESYAGINPEKLVQCHGSFATASCVTCHWQLPGEKIFEYIRNMELPLCPYCYQKRREYFRMEGDPDNPIGDDVTLNYIPGTVLKSYGVLKPDITFFGEALPSKFHRTIREDIDKCDLLICIGTSLKVAPVSEIVNMVPAHIPQVLINRDPVKHANFDLNLLGLCDDVAALVSQKCNWDIPLQSGDNLRDKKIDFIERETGYYDVIADAGLQKNAELNGANTVDETGNGNSDR from the coding sequence AtgccacagcagcaggcgAAGAAACCACGGATAGAGTTGGGTGAGGGGGATAATGAATCGCTAGCGCCCAGTGAGACCGAGAATAGAATTGAATCAGATGTTGTTTTGTACAGTACTGGGAAGGACGAGACGCTGAGGCCGAAAACACCCGAGGGTCCCGTGTTTTTGGAACAATCTGTGGAAACACCTGGGAAATACTACTTCCCGAGTATAAGGAAACAGGATACACAGAACGCGAGaatgtttttgaaattccATGGGTTACGCCAGTTTTTGGACACGTATTTGCCCGAGGAACTTAACTCTCTGTACGTGTACTACTTGATTTGTCTCCTAGGGTTTGAGATTAAGGATAAAGAAATGATGGATGTTATTTCGGAACATATGATACCGAGGGATGCGTCACAGGGTGGGGTGCCACAGTTTAAACAGCAAGCGACGTCACCGCAGCGGCCTGGTTTCCAAGACCCactggagaagaaacaggctGTGAGACTGATTAAGGACTTGCAAAAAGCGATTAACAAAGTACTCGCTACAAGGTTAAGGCTggccaatttcttcactttggaCCACTTCGTGGACAAGTTACAGTCAGCAAACAAAATACTTGTTCTGACAGGGGCAGGTGTCTCGACATCTCTCGGAATACCGGATTTCAGATCGTCACAGGGACTCTATTCAAGAATCAAACATTTGGGGCTAGACGACCCTCAAGACGTTTTCAATTATGATATATTCATGCAGGACCCGTCTGTTTTCTACAACATCGCTCACTTGGTCCTACCACCGGAGAATATTTACTCACCGCTGCACAGTTTTATCAAACTATTACAGGATAAGGGGAAGCTTTTAAGAAATTACACACAAAATATCGATAACTTGGAATCCTACGCTGGTATAAACCCAGAGAAGCTTGTTCAATGTCATGGATCGTTTGCCACAGCGTCCTGTGTAACGTGCCATTGGCAACTACCAGGTGAGAAGATATTCGAGTACATCAGAAATATGGAGCTGCCCCTATGCCCCTACTGTTACCAAAAGAGAAGGGAGTATTTCCGTATGGAGGGTGATCCCGATAATCCAATTGGAGACGACGTTACTTTGAATTACATCCCTGGCACAGTCTTAAAATCTTACGGCGTACTGAAACCTGATATAACTTTTTTCGGGGAGGCGCTGCCATCAAAATTCCATAGGACTATCAGAGAGGACATCGATAAGTGCGACTTGCTAATTTGTATAGGTACGAGTCTAAAAGTTGCACCTGTATCAGAGATTGTCAATATGGTACCCGCTCATATCCCACAGGTGTTGATCAACAGAGACCCAGTGAAGCATGCAAACTTTgacttgaacttgttggGACTTTGTGACGATGTGGCCGCTTTGGTTTCGCAAAAATGTAATTGGGATATCCCACTTCAGAGTGGGGACAACCTGAgggacaaaaaaatagattTTATTGAGCGTGAGACAGGGTACTACGATGTTATCGCAGACGCAggtttgcaaaaaaatgctGAACTAAACGGTGCTAATACAGTAGACGAAACTGGGAACGGGAACAGTGACAGGTAA